Proteins encoded in a region of the Anopheles ziemanni chromosome 2, idAnoZiCoDA_A2_x.2, whole genome shotgun sequence genome:
- the LOC131285512 gene encoding ATP-binding cassette sub-family C member 10, producing the protein MVYWDQFWNDICPTGLRPWVETNSDLAPCFQELVLQLPVLVLFATFSSYYYGTHWRRVSRNETQLRALRVRILASIAMAILPALKVFYIFRLHRQVYPVDILLACVQLVAWPIHAGFLLSSVRKGSLSHRGPLVLIVLWTSLLALCSIWLHTNVRTDFWLWYLAHLALYLCYGGTLILPGNAHYLRPRRTEDDERQALLSQSYTRFFEDIEETALGPVEDEANVFSRLVFYWVRPLITKGAAGKLRRNDDLFDLPEALTLHRVTELLQSALDGTRSLFKALHKCFGWEFYLIGLLRLLGDLSGFAGPILLGSLLRTEYNDTSTTIPSPDDIDTGKPVDYRPYYYALGLLSSTVISAFAGVHFNWRMTFVSSKMRIAIVTAIYQKSLTAKRLQTARPEILNLMSTDTDRIVNSCVSFHSFWSIPFQLFTTLYLLYTQLGIAFAAGVLFAVLLIPINRKITQKIAQLSQGLMSAKDARVTVTSESIGGAKDIKLNAWEDVFITKIQRLRSGEIGFLSKRKYLDALCVYFWATTPVLMCLFTFGTSVLLGKPLTAATTYTSVALLNMLIGPLNSFPWVLNGLAEAWVSLKRVQELLDLPDVNLAEYYRALAPSDTTFANSSKRPTILAIKDAHFEFATKRSRKELNLAQDDIVDFAFEGLTLQVRQGELVCLEGPVGGGKSSLLQVILGNFHSTTGDGAVAIGTDLSEGFGYVGQSAWLQQGTIRDNILWGEIYDDARYKAVIHACALQYDLEALRSADSTGVGEQGRTLSGGQKARVALARAIYQNKSIYLLDDILSALDAHVASHIIRHAVFGLLKDKTRIIVTQHPMVLNRASQILHVENGRVSQSDVPNVGSLLSDYDDYEEDTLSMAAATRETPETDSTDQQDRRSIDSALVEESREFGHLDRKVLDVYWQATGRALGLWVVVAVLTMQISRNLTDAWLAYWIGTTNNPLPAPPSNDTSDTVEFIVLQTDNSSIADTSFYLGIYAGLAVGNSFLTLLRAFLFALAGLKAAKAIHDRLLNSVVYTKLQFFDIVPLGRILNRFSSDVYTVDDTLPFILNILLAQFFGLLGALLISLYAMPWLGLLVVPLVPIYLTLQNKYRYASRDIKRLSSNALSPLYAHFTETLQGLSTIRALRGERRFQRDFLFKLGESIKAQLSAAASQQWLGLRLQLLGAFLVGGSGLLAAITSAHMTSPELVGLAISYALSITGLLSGLLYALAETEQEFVAIERIDQYCRLEREVNADGSADPPFGWPSQGVVVFENVHMRYREHLSYSIRGIDISVKPCERVALVGRTGSGKTSILASLLRVAPLDKGTINVDFVNIATLPLDVLRSRIALISQDPFLFNGTVRENLDPRAVHIDSEIWEAITCCLANPLVQALGGLDAKLDVSGSNLSAGQKQLLCLTRALLKKSKIVLIDEGTANLDFESESAIQLVLKNAFRGRTVIVVAHRLSGVLDTDQVLVMQDGTVCEQGAPQVLATQPDSLFYALLQEQQNSAFFVTSKG; encoded by the exons ATGGTCTACTGGGATCAGTTTTGGAACGACATCTGCCCGACCGGGCTACGGCCATGGGTGGAAACGAACAGTGATTTGGCACCGTGCTTCCAGGAGTTGGTTCTGCAGCTACCGGTGCTCGTGCTGTTCGCCACATTTTCCTCGTACTACTATGGAACCCACTGGCGTAGGGTTTCACGCAACGAAACGCAACTACGGGCGCTTAGAGTGCGCATTCTGGCCTCGATTGCAATGGCCATCCTGCCGGCCCTGAAGGTGTTCTACATCTTTCGCCTGCACCGACAGGTGTACCCGGTGGACATACTGCTTGCCTGCGTCCAACTCGTTGCCTGGCCAATCCATGCCGGTTTCCTGTTGTCCTCGGTGCGGAAAGGATCGCTCAGCCATCGGGGTCCGCTAGTGCTGATAGTACTATGGACCTCCCTGCTCGCCTTGTGCAGCATCTGGCTGCACACGAATGTGCGTACGGATTTTTGGCTGTGGTACCTTGCTCATCTTGCCTTATACCTGTGCTACGGTGGTACGCTTATTCTTCCGGGCAACGCCCACTACTTGCGGCCCCGTCGAACGGAGGACGACGAACGACAGGCTCTGCTGTCGCAATCCTACACACGCTTCTTCGAGGACATCGAAGAAACTGCCCTCGGGCCGGTGGAGGACGAAGCGAATGTGTTTTCTCGCTTGGTGTTCTACTGGGTACGACCGCTTATCACCAAAGGAGCCGCCGGAAAGCTGCGACGCAACGACGATCTGTTCGACCTACCCGAAGCGCTCACCCTTCATCGCGTGACGGAGCTTCTTCAGTCGGCCCTAGATGGAACGCGGTCCCTTTTCAAGGCCCTACACAAATGCTTCGGTTGGGAGTTCTATTTGATCGGACTACTTCGATTGCTGGGCGATTTGTCGGGGTTCGCTGGACCTATCCTACTCGGCAGCTTGTTGCGTACGGAGTATAACGACACATCTACGACGATACCTTCTCCCGACGATATAGACACCGGTAAACCGGTCGATTATCGGCCGTACTACTACGCCCTAGGTCTGCTCAGTTCTACGGTGATTAGTGCCTTTGCGGGGGTTCACTTCAACTGGCGTATGACATTCGTCAGTAGCAAAATGCGTATTGCCATCGTGACGGCAATCTACCAGAAATCTCTCACGGCAAAACGACTCCAGACGGCGCGCCCGGAAATCCTTAACCTCATGTCCACCGACACCGATCGAATCGTAAACTCGTGCGTTTCGTTCCACTCCTTCTGGAGCATTCCGTTCCAGTTGTTTACTACGCTGTACTTGCTCTACACACAGCTAGGAATAGCGTTCGCTGCCGGAGTACTGTTTGCGGTTCTACTCATCCCGATCAACCGAAAGATTACACAAAAGATTGCCCAATTGTCACAGGGTTTGATGAGTGCCAAAGATGCCCGCGTAACGGTCACCTCGGAGAGTATCGGTGGCGCAAAGGACATCAAGCTGAACGCCTGGGAGGACGTGTTCATTACGAAAATCCAACGCCTGCGAAGCGGCGAAATCGGTTTCCTTTCCAAGCGAAAATATCTTGACGCGTTGTGTGTCTACTTTTGGGCCACCACACCCGTGCTGATGTGTCTGTTCACCTTTGGCACGTCGGTACTGCTCGGCAAACCGCTTACCGCCGCGACGACCTACACCAGTGTGGCCCTTTTGAACATGTTAATCGGACCACTTAATTCTTTTCCTTGGGTTTTGAACGGACTCGCCGAAGCATGGGTTTCGCTCAAACGCGTTCAGGAGCTGCTGGACCTCCCCGATGTTAACCTGGCGGAGTACTATCGCGCCTTGGCACCATCCGACACCACGTTCGCGAACTCGTCCAAGCGACCCACCATCCTTGCGATCAAGGACGCTCACTTCGAGTTTGCCACCAAACGTAGCCGCAAGGAACTGAACCTCGCACAGGACGATATCGTCGATTTCGCCTTCGAGGGCCTCACGCTTCAGGTGCGCCAAGGAGAGCTGGTCTGCTTGGAAGGTCCGGTCGGCGGTGGTAAATCGTCCCTTCTGCAGGTGATTCTTGGCAACTTCCACAGCACGACCGGCGACGGCGCGGTCGCCATCGGCACGGATCTGAGCGAAGGGTTCGGCTACGTCGGCCAAAGTGCATGGCTACAGCAGGGCACGATTCGGGACAACATCCTGTGGGGTGAAATCTACGACGATGCGCGATACAAGGCGGTCATTCATGCGTGCGCCCTCCAGTACGATCTGGAGGCATTACGTAGCGCGGACAGCACGGGAGTCGGAGAACAAGGGCGCACCCTGTCCGGCGGACAAAAAGCACGCGTTGCGCTTGCACGGGCCATCTATCAGAACAAGAGCATCTACCTGTTGGACGATATTCTTTCGGCACTGGATGCACACGTCGCGTCTCACATCATCCGTCATGCCGTGTTCGGGCTGCTAAAGGACAAAACGCGCATCATCGTGACACAGCATCCGATGGTGCTGAACCGGGCGTCCCAAATTCTTCACGTCGAAAACGGTCGCGTGTCGCAAAGTGATGTGCCGAATGTTGGATCGCTGCTCAGCGACTACGATGACTACGAGGAGGACACACTCTCGATGGCGGCTGCCACACGGGAAACGCCAGAAACCGATTCCACCGACCAACAGGACCGGCGCAGCATCGACAGTGCGTTGGTGGAAGAATCGCGAGAATTCGGTCACCTTGATCGCAAGGTGCTGGACGTTTACTGGCAGGCGACGGGACGAGCGCTTGGTCTTTGGGTTGTGGTGGCCGTGTTGACAATGCAGATTTCCCGAAATCTTACCGACGCCTGGCTGGCCTACTGGATCGGTACAACAAATAATCCGTTGCCAGCACCACCATCCAATGACACTTCGGACACGGTGGAATTCATCGTGCTGCAGACGGATAACTCCAGCATCGCAGACACTTCCTTCTATTTGGGAATTTACGCTGGGCTTGCCGTGGGTAACAGTTTCCTTACCTTGCTGAGAGCGTTCCTGTTCGCGTTGGCAGGACTAAAGGCAGCCAAAGCTATCCACGACCGATTGCTCAACAGTGTCGTATAT ACTAAACTGCAATTCTTCGACATTGTTCCGTTGGGGAGAATATTGAATCGATTCTCTTCGGATGTATACACGGTCGATGACACTCTGCCGTTTATACTGAATATTCTACTGGCACAGTTCTTCGGATTACTCGGAGCGCTTCTCATCAGTCTGTACGCCATGCCCTGGCTGGGGTTACTTGTCGTGCCGCTGGTTCCGATCTACTTGACGCTACAGAACAAGTACCGGTACGCTTCACGAGACATCAAGCGTCTGTCAAGTAACGCCTTGTCACCGCTCTATGCGCACTTCACCGAGACGCTGCAAGGGCTGAGCACCATCCGGGCCCTACGGGGCGAACGTCGATTTCAGCGAGACTTTCTTTTTAAGCTCGGCGAAAGCATCAAGGCGCAGCTGTCGGCGGCCGCGTCTCAGCAGTGGCTCGGCTTACGGTTGCAACTGCTAGGGGCTTTCTTGGTCGGTGGTTCGGGTCTGCTAGCAGCGATTACCTCCGCTCACATGACCTCCCCCGAGCTGGTCGGTTTGGCCATTTCATACGCACTCTCCATCACTGGCCTGCTCTCGGGGCTGCTGTATGCGCTGGCCGAAACGGAGCAGGAGTTTGTCGCGATCGAACGTATCGATCAGTATTGCCGGTTGGAGCGGGAGGTCAATGCCGATGGTTCGGCCGATCCGCCCTTTGGGTGGCCCTCGCAGGGTGTGGTCGTGTTCGAAAACGTGCACATGCGTTACCGCGAACACCTTTCCTACTCGATCAGAGGGATCGACATCAGCGTGAAGCCGTGCGAACGTGTGGCCCTGGTCGGCCGGACTGGATCGGGCAAAACGTCCATCCTGGCCTCACTACTACGAGTCGCTCCACTGGATAAGGGTACCATCAACGTGGACTTTGTCAACATTGCCACCCTTCCACTGGATGTGCTGCGCAGTCGGATCGCACTCATTTCCCAGGACCCGTTCCTATTCAATGGGACGGTACGCGAAAATCTGGACCCACGCGCCGTGCATATCGACTCAGAAATATGGGAAGCAATCACGTGCTGCCTGGCTAACCCGCTCGTGCAGGCCCTCGGTGGACTGGACGCCAAATTGGACGTGAGCGGATCGAACCTATCCGCCGGACAGAAACAACTACTCTGCCTTACGCGAGCACTGCtgaaaaaatccaaaatcGTCCTCATCGACGAGGGGACCGCCAACCTTGACTTTGAATCCGAATCCGCCATCCAGCTCGTGCTGAAGAACGCCTTCCGCGGTCGGACGGTCATCGTGGTGGCACACCGGTTGAGCGGCGTCCTAGACACCGACCAGGTGCTGGTGATGCAGGATGGTACGGTCTGTGAACAGGGTGCGCCGCAGGTTCTTGCCACCCAGCCGGACTCTCTGTTCTATGCGTTGCTGCAGGAGCAGCAGAATTCGGCATTTTTCGTTACCAGCAAAGGATAG
- the LOC131287324 gene encoding dolichyl-diphosphooligosaccharide--protein glycosyltransferase subunit 2, with protein sequence MLVAFIGSSIAATQPTQRTVSSHLTTQDQERFDKVFSEGLKSNDLQALYFSSANVALPASDVAGSCKRLFTLHAESKLNDFEKNYYLIGARKNFGCKEALPAKVESSVKAALSKEASTAQEIYYNFHSAKLAGVTVDEKARTALGKNLQTVLKKDDSLNSLGHAFAVASELGTAGAFAYDRIEEAFVQADEVDGKLLQFEGGLSITALIVNGGFRLASTLGKPAPITADQAVKFANYFLSRASVQTPKGVSVLLEALNLLASQKTIAPICIRLANNGQLLPESPVLRVKVCDLLGKPLSPALAALSTTVLSLSTKQELVSKVNLVPSKDDATLYTYNLQSATPTRGQFRVDVEAAPSYRQQLKVNVLGKVRVSSLEVGVGDTDSTASSVKRHSVTYPSKLATVLNADSQQKVVLKTNLVDDASGKPITVHQAFVLLRHQETRQEIIFVAETDTSKAYKFEMDVGARAVDFAHKSGLYELRLIVGDALLSNSFQWYLADVELKFPATETAAGKQATVGAGFRQPLPEIEHQFRVPEKRPARFVSDLFTALCVAPLVILFALWAKLGVNVRNFPLSLGAVGFHVGLGAILALFGVFWLRLNMFETIRYLIPLALFTFFCGNRMLRKIARGGSEK encoded by the exons ATGCTGGTCGCCTTCATCGGTTCTAGCATTGCTGCTACACAGCCGACACAACGCACAGTCAGCAGCCACCTCACCACGCAAGACCAGGAGCGTTTCGATAAGGTTTTCAGCGAAGGCTTGAAATCGAACGATTTGCAGGCGCTCTACTTCTCCTCCGCCAATGTGGCTCTGCCGGCAAGCGATGTTGCCGGTTCGTGCAAACGATTGTTTACTCTTCATGCTGAATCCAAGCTAAAT GACTTTGAGAAAAACTACTATCTGATCGGAGCCCGTAAGAACTTTGGCTGCAAGGAGGCCCTGCCAGCAAAGGTTGAGAGCAGTGTCAAGGCGGCCCTGTCTAAGGAAGCCTCTACTGCACAGGAAATCTATTACAACTTCCACTCGGCCAAACTGGCTGGCGTGACGGTGGATGAGAAAGCACGCACGGCTCTAGGAAAGAACTTGCAAACGGTGCTGAAGAAGGATGACTCACTCAACTCCCTGGGACACGCTTTTGCGGTCGCCTCGGAACTTGGCACGGCCGGGGCTTTCGCTTATGACCGCATCGAAGAAGCGTTCGTACAGGCGGACGAAGTCGATGGCAAACTGTTGCAGTTTGAAGGTGGCCTTAGTATCACTGCACTCATCGTAAATGGCGGTTTCCGTCTAGCTTCAACCCTTGGTAAGCCGGCCCCGATTACGGCGGACCAGGCAGTGAAGTTTGCAAACTACTTCCTATCTCGTGCCTCCGTGCAAACGCCAAAGGGAGTCAGTGTGCTGTTGGAAGCCCTGAATCTACTCGCCTCGCAGAAAACGATCGCCCCGATCTGCATTCGGTTGGCCAACAATGGACAGCTGCTTCCGGAATCGCCTGTTTTGCGCGTAAAGGTTTGCGATCTTCTCGGAAAACCTCTGTCACCAGCCTTGGCCGCCCTGTCAACCACAGTTTTGTCGCTCTCGACGAAGCAGGAACTCGTTAGCAAGGTAAATCTCGTCCCAAGCAAAGACGATGCGACCCTGTACACATACAACCTCCAATCGGCCACCCCGACACGCGGTCAGTTCCGTGTCGATGTAGAAGCAGCCCCATCATACCGTCAGCAGCTCAAAGTGAACGTGCTCGGAAAGGTGCGCGTAAGTTCGCTGGAAGTCGGTGTCGGAGACACAGACAGTACGGCGTCCAGTGTAAAGCGACACTCCGTGACGTATCCTTCGAAGTTGGCGACGGTTTTGAACGCTGATTCGCAGCAAAAGGTCGTCCTCAAGACCAACCTGGTCGATGATGCTAGCGGAAAACCGATCACCGTTCACCAGGCCTTTGTTCTCCTGCGCCATCAAGAAACCCGGCAGGAAATAATCTTCGTCGCCGAAACGGACACCAGCAAGGCGTACAAATTCGAGATGGATGTCGGTGCCCGAGCAGTCGATTTTGCCCACAAGAGCGGCTTGTACGAGCTGCGACTAATCGTTGGCGATGCGCTGCTCTCGAACTCCTTCCAATGGTACCTGGCCGATGTGGAACTCAAGTTTCCCGCCACCGAAACAGCTGCCGGCAAGCAGGCCACGGTCGGTGCTGGCTTCCGTCAACCACTCCCGGAAATCGAACATCAGTTCCGTGTCCCCGAGAAACGTCCGGCACGGTTCGTTTCCGATCTATTCACCGCGTTATGCGTCGCACCGCTCGTGATCCTCTTCGCCCTGTGGGCTAAGCTTGGCGTGAACGTTCGGAACTTCCCGCTTTCCCTCGGTGCGGTTGGATTCCACGTGGGGCTGGGAGCCATTTTGGCCTTGTTCGGTGTGTTCTGGCTGCGGTTGAACATGTTCGAGACGATCCGGTATCTCATCCCACTGGCGCTGTTCACCTTTTTCTGCGGCAATCGTATGCTGCGCAAAATCGCTCGGGGAGGAAGTGAGAAGTAA
- the LOC131293132 gene encoding unconventional prefoldin RPB5 interactor-like protein has translation MAMDQQQMYNQAYGDALRTNENETQRWSAYRQEHLDLKENLKMYQKTPRADILIPMGTKALLPGQLYHTGEVLVSHGGGYFTECTSEQARSIADRRVQLADEMLQKYDRERTLYSDKLEVPFINEAFAQGGREIIEPYDEQTEERWRAEHRRRVRETKQREAVDRKKKDQDDRDLFEKLEEMELLEELENEMEQLDMPEDDDDQLGRLMRGEIRLNSKLRTAHRSVPAAENDTIDIRKPTKESPTEGEQNTTTEDEENGKISDEDLVTTDDESVDGQGEEDISPEFSQLLNETKMLAKEEKIKIFQAKQKDVRKRLYQNSITITEKVDLYQLYEELEEALDFLRAGQETDEAIDDEQEEEETKSDQEPTANYTEKQRRKISFAEHDEIKLIENWQGLRITDKLPTGNTEKTVFLPIVHSAETLSNEYRNEAQEDEIICPADIFRKEMERRETPVELRSILKNKHFVEKESHSANESFGKTGVKRMVKETRMKDTMQDDILGEIVEHKIEPESTSAVTDLPPQPKKKVSRFKQQRH, from the exons ATGGCGATGGATCAGCAACAAATGTACAACCAGGCATATGGCGAT GCATTACGTacgaatgaaaacgaaactcAGCGATGGAGCGCGTACCGGCAGGAACATCTGGATCTGAAAGAAAACCTCAAAATGTATCAAAAAACACCCCGTGCCGATATTCTCATCCCCATGGGCACGAAGGCACTTCTCCCTGGTCAGCTCTACCACACGGGCGAGGTGCTCGTCAGCCACGGTGGTGGATATTTTACCGAATGTACATCGGAACAGGCACGATCGATTGCCGATCGCCGGGTGCAGCTAGCGGATGAGATGCTCCAGAAGTATGACCGCGAGCGAACACTGTACAGTGATAAACTTGAAGTGCCCTTCATCAATGAAGCGTTCGCCCAAGGTGGACGTGAGATTATTGAGCCATACGATGAGCAGACGGAGGAACGGTGGCGAGCAGAGCATCGGCGTCGTGTTCGGGAAACCAAGCAAAGGGAGGCAGTCGATAGGAAAAAGAAGGATCAGGATGATAGGGACCTTTTTGAAAAGCTAGAAGAAATGGAACTGCTGGAAGagttggaaaatgaaatggagcaaCTGGACATGCCGGAAGACGACGATGATCAGCTGGGGCGTTTGATGCGTGGAGAAATTCGTTTGAACAGCAAACTAAGAACCGCTCATCGTTCAGTACCGGCAGCCGAAAACGATACCATAGATATTAGAAAGCCAACCAAGGAAAGTCCTACGGAAGGTGAGCAAAATACCACGACAGAAGAcgaggaaaatgggaaaatttcgGACGAAGATCTAGTAACTACTGACGATGAGTCAGTGGATGGTCAAGGCGAGGAAGATATTTCGCCAGAGTTCTCGCAGTTactgaacgaaacaaaaatgctaGCCAAGGAGGAGAAAATCAaaatcttccaagcaaaacagAAAGACGTTCGCAAACGTTTGTATCAGAACTCTATTACTATCACCGAAAAAGTGGATCTGTATCAGTTGTACGAGGAGCTAGAGGAGGCCCTGGATTTCCTTCGGGCCGGTCAAGAAACTGATGAAGCCATCGACGAcgagcaggaggaggaggaaacaaAATCGGATCAAGAACCAACGGCAAACTATACGGAGAAACAGCGCAGGAAGATATCGTTTGCTGAACACGACGAGATCAAACTGATAGAAAATTGGCAGGGTTTGAGGATCACTGACAAGCTACCTACAGGCAACACCGAAAAGACAGTCTTTTTGCCCATCGTACACTCAGCGGAAACACTTTCCAATGAATACCGCAACGAAGCACAGGAAGATGAAATCATCTGTCCGGCGGACATCTTCCGTAAGGAAATGGAACGGAGAGAAACTCCCGTGGAACTTAGATCGATTTTGAAGAACAAACATTTTGTAGAAAAAGAATCCCACAGTGCCAACGAATCATTCGGTAAAACCGGCGTTAAACGCATGGTCAAAGAGACAAGAATGAAAGATACGATGCAGGACGACATATTGGGAGAAATCGTGGAACATAAAATTGAACCGGAAAGTACTAGTGCTGTCACTGATTTACCTCCACAACCCAAGAAGAAAGTAAGTCGCTTTAAGCAGCAGCGACATTAA